TGGCCGCCGCGCTTACCAAAGAGCTGGCGGCGGCCAGCCTGAGAACTGCCGGGCCGAAGCGTGCACCGGGTGGGGGCATGGGGAGGGTTTTGCGCTGGTGTCGATTATTTCTGTTTGCGAGCGTCGCGTGGCCGGGGGTCTCGACGCGCATGTGCCGTTGATCCTGCGCGGTGACGCGCTCTACGACCCCGATCTGGATCGCTTCTTTCTCGACCTGCCGCTATCGGGGATTCGATCGCGGCATTCGCTTCGCGCCCAGGCCTATGATGTGACAGTTTGGCTTCGCTTTCTCGATGCCTGCGGCAAGACCGTATGGGCTGCGACCCGCGACGATGTTGAGGCTTATCATCGTGCGCGCCGGCGCGGCGATGCTGGTCAGCGGATCACGGCGGCAAGCTGGAACAGGGCCGTCGCCAGCCTTGATCGCCTCTATCGCTGGGGCGAGCGGCAAGGGCTGATCGCCGAGGCACCGTTCAACCGTCGTGCCGTGTGGCGACCGGCGCAGGGTGGACGTCGCGGAATGATCGCCGCGCGCAACGACGCCTATGAACGCGTTGCGAAGCGGTCGGATGTCCGGTTCGTCACGATGGACGACTACCGCATCTTCCGCGAGGTCGGTCTGCGCGGCCTCGCGCCTGACGGCAGCGAACGCCCCGGCGCACGTGATCGGAACGGATTGCGCAACGCACTCTTCGCCGATCTGCTCGTCACGACAGGTTTGCGACTGGAAGAGGCCTCAGGTCTGCTCGCCGGTGATCTCGCGGTTATCGTTCCGGACGGCGATGAGAACCGGCAGCTCTGGCTGCGCCTGCCGCCGCCGCTCACCAAGGGCGATCGCGGACGAAGTGTTCTGGTCCCACGCCGGCTGCTTCGTCAGATCGCGGCCTATATCGATGTCGAGCGCGCGGCAGGCGCGGCCAAATTCGTCGCGCGCGATGGTGCGGCGTGCTTTGACCGGCCGATCCATATCACCGACGCCGGTCTCGACCGCATGCGCGATGTCTGCACGCCAGAAGAACGATGCCGTCTGATCCTGTGCAGCGAGAACGGAACGCCGCGCGAGCCCGCGGCGCTATGGCTGACCGAGGTTGGACAGCCCGTTCGACCCAATTCCTGGGAGGTGATCTTCGCCCGCGCCTGCAAGCGCTGTAGAGACTATGGTTTCTCGTTGTCGATCAGCCCGCACCAGCTGCGCCACACCTTCGCGGTCCATATGCTCGCCTTGCTGATCCAGGAGCGTCTGCGCGAAGCCGCATTGCCGGCGGGGCCGATGGAGAGCTACCGGCTGATCCTGGGCGACCCGCTGCAGCAGGTGCAACGCCTGCTCGGCCACGCGAGTCTCGCCACCACCTATATCTATCTCGACCATATTGCGACCCGCGCCGATACGGTGGATTCGGCGGTCGAGGAGTTGCTGGCACTGCTGCCGGGACCGCAGGGCGCATGAGCGGGCGTCCCCGCAAGGGCAGGCCCGTCGCTTTCGTACCCGTCACGCCGGAGCGAGCCAATCCCGATCCGGTGCTCGGCCTCAGGTTCGTCATCGAGGCGCGGCATGGCGGGACCGTCCTGGTCGACATGACCGATCTCGATCCTCGTCCGCTCGCTATCGCCTTTGCCAGCGCGTTGCGCCGGTCGGCCGCGCTCGGCGGCCGGATCGGTGCGGCCAGCGTCATCAAACAGTATGTAAACTCCTATCGCCGTTTCTTCACCTGGCTTTCCGATGAGGCGGGGGAGGTGGACGGGCCCGAAGACGTGCGCGCAGCCCATGTCGACGGTTTCGCATCGGCACTCGAACGCGGGGGAATGGGCGCGATCTACCGGCATGTGACGGTCAGCAAGATCGTCAATACGCTGCGTGCGATAGAGGCGGATCGGCCCGACAGGATCACGCCCGACCTCCATGAGCGGTTGCGCTATACAATGGCGACCTCGGCGGGACGCTCGACCCCGCGTGATGCCTACAGTCCCTTCGTCGCCCGCGCGCTGCGCGACGCGGCCCGTACGGACGTGGAAGCGATATTCCGCCGGATCGGCGCCGAGGATCGGACCGATGAGGGCGATCCGGTCATTGCCGGAGCGCGGGCCGATGTCGAAGCTCTCATCGCGCGCCATGGAGCCGTTCGGACCGAGAGCGTCGAGCTGCGCCGTCTCTATTTCATGCGCTTGCGGCGCGGTTTGCCGATCAGCACGCTGATCGACGACCTGCATCGCCGACATCATCTGCACGTCACCGATCTGCCGCCATTGCTCGTGCTGCTTGCTCTCGATACCGGCCTCGAGCCGGAATGCCTGAAGGCGCTGACGGTCGATTGCCTGGCCAATCCCTCCGCCGGAACCGTTGAACTTCGATACCTGAAGCGACGCGCCGGCGCCGCCGGGCACAAGAGCATGCGCGTGCGCGACGGCGGCCTCGGCACGCCGGGTGGCCTTCTCCGCCGGCTGATCGAGATCACGACCGTCGCCCGTCAGCATCTGCCCACCGATTGTCTCTGGGTTTACCACAACGTCGGCGGTCTCCATGCCGGCATCCGTCATCCGCGCGAACGCCTCGACGCCTGGGTGGCACGGCACCGGATTGTCGATGAGGAGGGCAAGCCGCTCCATCTTCTGCTGTCCCGGCTTCGCAAAACCCACAAGGCGCTGTGGTACACCAAAACCGAGGGGTACATCGCCCGCTTCGCGGTCGGCCACACGCCCGAGGTCGCGGCGCGCCACTACGCCGATCTGCCATCGCTGCGGCCCCTGCACGAGGCCACCGTCGCCGATGCCTTCCGCGACGCTGTCGTCGCCGCGATGCCGACCATCCTCGCGCCAGCAGCCGAGAAGACGCTGCGCGAAGCGCCCGAACAGGCCGGGCCGCTGATGCCGCCGGATGCGGTCGGTTCCATTCTCGATGGGGAGCAGGATCTCTGGCTCGCCGCCTGCGCGGGGTTCCATAGCAGCCCCTTCGCCGAGGCCGGCTCGCCATGCCAGCAGCCGTTCTGGGGATGCCTCCATTGCCCCAACGCCGTCATCACCGCCCGCAAGCTCCCCGCGATCATGGCCTTCCTGTCCTTCGTCGAAGACCAGCGGCAGGGGCTTCCCGGTCCCGACTGGATGGTCAAGTTCGGGCAGGTTCATGCCCGGATCGTCCATCAGATCTTGCCCGCGTTTTCCGATGCCGTTGTCGCCGAAGCGCGGTTACGCGCCGTGGAGGAGCGCCTCTATCTGCCCCCCGAGGCGCGCGCATGACCGCGCCCGCCCTTGCCCGCGCGCATGCGTTCGATGATCGGCCCGTGCTGGCGTGCGCGCCGCTCAAGCCGGGCCATGCCCGCGAGGACCTGTCGCGCGTCGGCGATCCAAGCTGGAATCTGGGTCCCGCCGTCTTCCGTGAGAACGCCCGGCGCTGCCACGTCACCGTGCATTTCGACGTGCTCGAAGATGCCGATGTGCAGGCAATGATGCGCGCCTATCTCTATGCGCGTCTCAATGTCGACCTTCCCGGCCATCGTCCGAAGCTGCCGCCCAGCTGCGTGCGGCAGGCGTTCAACCGGGCGCGGCGCTTCTTCGGCTTCGTCCGCGAACGATTGGGCGCGCTGGACCTTGCCCGCATTGATCCTCCGCTGATCGACGCCTACGCGCGGCATCTCCGAGAGGACCCGGCAAGGCGGCCCGTCATTGTCGGGCAGCTTCTCGAGGTCGTCATCGACTTCTATCTCTACCGCGAGCACCTTCCCGGCGGCGGCTTGTCGTTCGAACCGTGGGACGGGCGGCCACCCGCGCGCGTCGCGGGCTATCGTCATGTTCCCGAGAACCGGACCCCGCGCATCCCCGAGCCGATCATTGCGCCGCTTCTGGCATGGTCGCTGCGCTACATCACGGTATTCGCAGGGGACATTCTCGCCGCCCGGCGTGAGCTTTCCCGGCTCGAAGCGCGCCGCGACCGGCTCTTCGTTGCGGAACAGGGATTGCCGCATGCGGAGCGCCGCCGCCGGCAACGGCAGCGACTGGTGCGCTATTTCCGGTCCCGCGCGCGGCAAGGTCGGGGCGTGCCGGTCTGGGCAAGTCCGCCCAACGGTTCCGCATCCGTCGATCCGGTAAGCGGGGAGCTTCTGCCCGTCGTCAACGTGCAGCTTCTGCATCTTCACGTAGGCGTCGATGCCGCCAGGGAGCCGGCGATGCATCTCGCTCTCGCCGGCGGCGCGTCCGATCTCATCGCCGCCGCCATCGCGGATATCGGGATCGAACCCGGCGGCATGGATACGCCGATCTCGGTCGATGCCGATCTCGACCGGCCATGGCGGCTCCGCTTCGATGCCAAATCCCTCGTCTTGGAAGAGCGCATGCTGCAGGCAGCGGCTTATGTGGTCTGCGCCTATCTGACCGGTATGCGCGATTGCGAGGTGCAGGCGATGCGCCGGGGATGCCTGACGCTTGCGCGCAGCGAGGACGGCACCGTGTCACGACACCGCGTCCGTTCCACCGCCTACAAGGGAAAGGGGGCCCGGGGAGCGCAGGCGGAGTGGGTGACCATCGAGCCCGTCGCCGATGCGATCGGGGTGCTCGAACAGTTGACCCGGCGCGCGGCTGTTGCCCATGGCCTCGATACGCTCTGGCCCGTGCTGTCTGTGACGCGAAGTAGCAAACCGCACGTCTCCGCCGAGATCGTGCGCCAGATCAACGCCTATCGTGACCACCTGAACAGGCTGTTCGGGACGGAAGAGGCGCCCGCCATACCGCCCGGGCCGGACGGCAAGCCCTGGCGGATCACGACCCGCCAGTTTCGTCGCACGATCGCATGGCACATCGCCAACCGTCCCTTCGGAACGGTGGCCGGCATGATCCAGTACAAGCATGCATCCGTCGCCGCGTTCGAAGGCTACGCGGGTAGCAGCGCCTCGGGTTTCCGCGCCGAGGTCGAGGCGCAACGCCGGCTCGGCCAGATCGATGATCTGCTCGAGTATTTCGACAGGCGGCGCGGCGGGGCCGACCTTGGTGGGCCGGCCGGTCCTCGTGTCGCGCGTACCCTCGACGAGACATCCACCGAGCTTGGGCCATTGCCGCCGATGATCGCCGACCGGTCCCGTCTGCGCACCATGCTCGCCAGTCTGGCCCGCACCCTGCATGTCGGACCGCTTGCCGATTGCTTCTTCGATCCGGCAACCGCCCTGTGCCTCAAGCGCGTGACAGATGCCGCGGCAGACCGCCCGCTGACAGCACTTTGTGAACCGACCCGCTGCCCGAACGCCTGCATCGCGGAACATCACAGGCCAGTCTGGGAGCGGAGTGCCGATGAGGCACGCATGTTGCTGCGCGAGAAGCGACTGCCCGGATTGCAGCGGGCCGCGCTCCAGCAGGAGGTTGACCGGATCGAGGGCGTGCTGGCCCGGATCGCGCCTGAGGGCGCGGCGCCGCCCGTTCGGGCGGCGGTAAAGGGAGAGGAAGCTTGGGATCGGGGTGAGTGACGGGATGAGGAGAGCGGGAGAGGCCTGCTCCGCCCGTCCTGGAGACCTGTCATGTCCCGATCTTTCTCATCGGCCGGGCGCGCCGATGTTTATAACCGTATCACCTCCGAGATCATCGCCGCCATCGAGGCCGGCGCCGGCGACTGGCGTGCGCCCTGGTTCCACAACGGGAGCAGCATCGCGCGTCCGACCAACGTTTCATCCGGCAAGCGCTATCGCGGCATAAACACCTTGGCGCTCTGGGCCACGGGCTTTGCCGCCGGATATGACGACGGTCTCTGGGGCACCTACAAGCGATGGCAGGATTCCGGCGCGCAGGTGCGTAAAGGAGAACGCTCCACCACGGTCGTCTTGTGGAGGGAGATCAAGGTTTCCCAGCAGGCCGACGACGAAGACGATGATGACGGGCACCCTTCGCCTCCTCGGTCGACCGCTCGCGCGACAAACACATCGCGGCGAAGCACCTGATCGGGGCCGCCAAGCGCCTGGCGCCGGGCGGGCGTCTCGTGGCGATCATGCCGACGGGATTCACACCGGAGAGGGATGCCGCCCATTGGGCGCGGGCCTCGGCCATCGCGAGACCGCGCCTCGCTGTCACGATCCCCGGCCGTGTTTACGCCAAGCTTGGCACCACCGTCGAAACCCAGCTCATGGTCTTCGACAAGTTTCAGCAGGAGGTCGAATTCGTCAGTGCGGTTGCCTGCGATCTGGATGCGGCGCGGAAAATCGTCGATGACATCGCCGCGACCCGACCGGTCGCCCCTCTTGTCGAGACCAGTGCGCACGCACGGCGTGGGTCGCGCCAGGTCGGTGTCGCTATTGCACGTAAGCGCCCAATCGCCCAGGCGGCATCTGCCAAACCCAAATCGCATGCCGCCATCCCGCTGGCCTTCACCGTCCTCGACACGCCCCGTGAGAACACGCCCGTCTCCGACATCTATGCCCGCTACCGTCCGCAGCGGATCGAGATCGCGGGGGCGCAGGAACACCCCACGCCTCTGGTCGAAAGCATCGCCATGGCCTCGGTCGCGCCGCCGGCACCATCGCGCGAGGCCGCCGTCAATCTGCGCTTGCCCGGCCGCCTGATCGGGGAGGGCCATCTCTCCGAGGCCCAGCTCGAAACCATCCTGATGGCGAACGATGCCCACGAGCGCGACCTGCCGGGGCGGTTTACCATCGACGAGGACCAGACCCGGATGACCCGTGCGGACGACGATCCGGAGGCCCGTGCCTATCGCCTCGGCTATTTCCTCGGCGACGGCACCGGCTGCGGCAAAGGCCGCGAATGTGCCGGGCTCATCCTGGTCAATTGGCTTGCCGGTCGTCGCAAGGCGGTCTGGATCTCCAAATCCGCCACGCTCATCGAAGACGCAATCCGCGACTGGACCGACCTCGGCGGCTCGCCCGCCGACATCCAGCCGCTCTCCAAATGGAAGCCCGACCAGCCGATATCCATGGGCGACGGCATCCTCTTCGTGACCT
The sequence above is drawn from the Marinibacterium anthonyi genome and encodes:
- a CDS encoding site-specific tyrosine recombinase XerC, producing the protein MIAARNDAYERVAKRSDVRFVTMDDYRIFREVGLRGLAPDGSERPGARDRNGLRNALFADLLVTTGLRLEEASGLLAGDLAVIVPDGDENRQLWLRLPPPLTKGDRGRSVLVPRRLLRQIAAYIDVERAAGAAKFVARDGAACFDRPIHITDAGLDRMRDVCTPEERCRLILCSENGTPREPAALWLTEVGQPVRPNSWEVIFARACKRCRDYGFSLSISPHQLRHTFAVHMLALLIQERLREAALPAGPMESYRLILGDPLQQVQRLLGHASLATTYIYLDHIATRADTVDSAVEELLALLPGPQGA
- the traC_11 gene encoding DNA primase TraC, producing the protein MSRSFSSAGRADVYNRITSEIIAAIEAGAGDWRAPWFHNGSSIARPTNVSSGKRYRGINTLALWATGFAAGYDDGLWGTYKRWQDSGAQVRKGERSTTVVLWREIKVSQQADDEDDDDGHPSPPRSTARATNTSRRST